Within the Bombyx mori chromosome 24, ASM3026992v2 genome, the region AACGGGCCAAGATCTTGTCAATAAACGTAAAATAATCGGTAGAAAAGTACTAGGATACTATGATATGCAAAGAAGTGGAGCTAACTTCATTAGTCAAAGTACTTCAAGTACCGCAACTGAAGTACCAGGGTACTATGACATATGGAGAAGTGTTCGACGGGAACGGTCAATGATATATCCTGAATAATATCCCTAATTACTATTTGAGGAGTCGCGAAATACGAACAAGGATTTTATGCCTTTGAGGTCTAGATGAGACGTCATCGCAGAAGCCAGCCGTCTTCCTACCGGAGTTGTAGTTTCCCCGTAAAAAAGGAGTGTTATTTTTCCAGTAACATTCTAGTTGATTACAGAAAATCAATTGTTCTCATGAAAAATGTTAATCATTAAATTACCGATGTTTTTAATAAGATATCTTTGACGTTTGCTTGTCCTTAAATGATCGTCATCATTGGCTTTATTAAAACAGATAAAttggcttaatttttttttaatatactctTGTGTTCGTACACAAAAAACCGTTTTGGTTTTTATTGATAATCTCAAAACACTTCTAATTGTAAATTAAAGCATGAAGATAGTTATGATTTGATCATGCGATGCTTTACATTGTTTTCCGAAAGTGTTTAATAAATacactattaaattataatacaacacaataatgtacataattttcctattactctgtactatgtcttcttttctgtgtgtacataaataaataaataaataaaatatttagtttattatatGAACGGGTGACATTGACAGAAGAGTGACAGGAGTATAAtgtcataggtttttttttaggcAAACGTCTCCGTTCAATGCCAGTAACGATTATTTACACCTTacatatcaaaaaaaaaaaaattattgcccttgtaggcagaggagcacacggcccacctgatggcgattggttaccgtcgcccatggacttcagcaatgccaggggcagaggcaagccgctgcctaccgcatataTTTAAACtagaaagtttattttttttttgtcatttgtcACCAGCGCCCAGGACCTCGTGCACGGGCGGTGCTCCCAACAACCTCCCGCCGCTGACCTTCCACAGCGTCCACGGAGAGAACATCAGGGTGTCTAGGGACGGGCTCACCGCGAGACGGGTGGAGTCCTTCTGCAAGGGAGTCGCCTTCTCCGCGAGGCCTGTTAGAGTTAACGAGAAGGTAAGAGAAGGTCAGAGACGTTAGCAACGTGAGTACCTTCACAGACTTTGACCCGAGGGCTAAACCTCAATCTAATGAGAACGCGTTTGCGACagaaagttttattttgcttagatgggtggacgagctcacgacccatctggtggtaagtggttaccggagtccatagatataatAACGTTAATGCTGCCGTACGAAGCGACTCGACCACGTGTTCGGTATTGCCGATGTCCGTGAGCAATTGTTCAGCTAATAAAAGTTAGTACAGTCCCCTGCGTTAAATGCTGCACATCGACTTTTTTTGTATAGAGACAATCGGCTAATTTCAACTTCGCGTACACTTCGACAACGACTGAGAAACTTCGCATCGGGGTTTACGACCAAATGCCCATTGACCATTGATAACCATTTCTTGAGAGGATTTCGTTTGTTTTGTTTCCAGGTGTGCATTCGCTTCGTAGAGATATCGAACAGCTGGAGCGGGGTGATCCGATTCGGCTTCACCTCGCACGATCCCGCGACCCTGGCCCACGCTCTGCCCAAATACGCGTGTCCCGACCTCACAAACAAACCGGGCAACTGGGCGAAAGCTTTAGGCGAAAGGTTCTGCGAAACGGACAACGTGCTACACTATTACGTGAATTCAACTGGCGATGTGCACTTTGGGGTTAACGGCGAAGACCGGGGGCTGTTCTTTTCCGGAGTGGACACCAGGAGTCCCCTGTGGGCGCTGGTGGACGTTTACGGAAACTGCACAGCCGTCCAGTTCGCCGATCCCAGGGTGCCGAGCCAGAGGCGGTCGAACCACAGCCCCGCAGACGAAGACAGACTGGTGTCCGGCGTCAGAGCGATGACCGTAGAGGACCTGCCTCCGCCCAGATACCAGAATCCACTGGCGCCGCTAAGCTTGCACAGAACGAAGGGCCGGAACGTTCAGGTGGTCAATGATAGGGGTATCGCCGCTAGAACCGAAGCCGAATTCTGTCAGGGATACGTGTTCACGGCGCGACCCATGCGTCCGGGGCAGACCATAGTCGTTCAGATCCTGGCCACGGAGACAGCGTACGCCGGCAGCCTGGCCATAGGACTCACGTCCTGCGATCCTGGGACTCTGAGGCCATGCGATTTGCCCGACGATGCGGAGTTGTTGTTAGATCGACCGGAATACTGGGTCGTGAGGAGGGA harbors:
- the LOC101738743 gene encoding protein neuralized isoform X2, whose product is MGQSGSAIPAPRTSCTGGAPNNLPPLTFHSVHGENIRVSRDGLTARRVESFCKGVAFSARPVRVNEKVCIRFVEISNSWSGVIRFGFTSHDPATLAHALPKYACPDLTNKPGNWAKALGERFCETDNVLHYYVNSTGDVHFGVNGEDRGLFFSGVDTRSPLWALVDVYGNCTAVQFADPRVPSQRRSNHSPADEDRLVSGVRAMTVEDLPPPRYQNPLAPLSLHRTKGRNVQVVNDRGIAARTEAEFCQGYVFTARPMRPGQTIVVQILATETAYAGSLAIGLTSCDPGTLRPCDLPDDAELLLDRPEYWVVRRDAANGLRRGDELAVTLTLDGEVRVSRNGSNPVTVMHVDHTLRLWAFVDVYGATQKVRMLSTQTVAQTPPPQLRVVAGAGSAGGAVLVVSLPPQAGGHQVNQQGLTLASAHYIEPIQATSQICLTGLQPLAQPSTCAQQFQSRPRNEVQCSSTQNSTNEQVQMPNGHPEPLRLVERLPSTSRQHQPVYSVIGEGPTGAECSICYENPIDSVLYMCGHMCMCYRCAVQQWRGKGGGQCPLCRAQIKDVIRTYKS